One window of Nocardia nova SH22a genomic DNA carries:
- a CDS encoding alpha/beta fold hydrolase, which produces MIADRALSGQSHTNGVQTMSTYLLIHGAWHSGQCWARVIPPLASAGHRVSTPTLTGYGDRRHLLGPEVGLDTHVDDIVDLIVAEDLTEVILVGHSYAGLVISAVANRIPDRIAHLVYLDAMVPQHGETAVDVLPVCQDLIDLARQSGTDWRIPPMAELPAPAGLFGVTDPTDLAWLRTMLSDQPVRCLQQSVSLDNPGTDAIPRTHIHCTAGEPARRPIPATQPNGAPARVWELPTGHDCMITMPRELTELLLQV; this is translated from the coding sequence ATGATCGCAGATCGGGCACTGTCCGGCCAGTCACACACGAATGGAGTTCAGACGATGTCGACCTATCTGCTGATACACGGGGCCTGGCACAGTGGGCAGTGCTGGGCCCGAGTGATTCCGCCGTTGGCATCGGCCGGTCATCGAGTGAGTACACCGACGCTGACCGGTTACGGCGATCGCCGCCATCTGCTCGGCCCCGAGGTCGGACTCGACACGCATGTCGACGACATCGTCGACCTGATCGTCGCCGAAGACCTCACCGAGGTGATCCTCGTCGGGCACAGTTACGCAGGGCTGGTCATCTCGGCGGTCGCCAACCGGATCCCGGACCGGATCGCCCACCTGGTGTACCTCGATGCGATGGTCCCGCAACACGGCGAGACCGCCGTCGACGTCCTGCCGGTATGCCAAGATCTCATCGACCTCGCCCGGCAGTCCGGAACGGACTGGCGAATCCCGCCGATGGCCGAACTCCCCGCACCAGCGGGACTTTTCGGCGTGACGGACCCCACCGACCTCGCGTGGCTACGCACCATGCTGTCCGACCAGCCGGTGCGCTGCCTGCAGCAGTCCGTCTCTCTCGACAACCCTGGCACCGACGCGATCCCCCGCACCCACATCCACTGCACCGCAGGCGAACCCGCCCGCCGCCCCATCCCGGCCACTCAGCCCAACGGCGCCCCGGCACGCGTCTGGGAGCTCCCGACCGGCCACGACTGCATGATCACCATGCCCCGCGAACTCACGGAGCTCCTTCTGCAGGTGTGA
- a CDS encoding TetR/AcrR family transcriptional regulator → MAEGDAGTGRVVRPRRADARRNQEALLDAAAAVFVASGVEAPIRDIAVRAGVGTATIYRHFPTRADLIVAVYRHQVESLAETGPELLENAASPYVALGRWIELFTDFVVTKQGLAAVLQSDDPCYDPLHSYFLDRLVPVCTRLLCAAAESDEIAPGQDAYELMRGVGGLCAGAGGNLDYNARHLVGLLVAGLRQSR, encoded by the coding sequence GTGGCAGAAGGCGATGCCGGAACCGGGCGGGTGGTACGGCCCCGACGAGCGGATGCGCGACGTAATCAGGAGGCTCTGCTCGATGCGGCGGCGGCGGTCTTCGTCGCCTCGGGAGTGGAGGCTCCGATTCGGGATATCGCAGTGCGGGCGGGAGTGGGGACGGCCACGATCTATCGTCACTTCCCGACTCGCGCGGATCTCATCGTCGCCGTGTACCGGCATCAGGTCGAGTCGCTGGCCGAAACCGGTCCGGAGTTGTTGGAGAACGCTGCGAGTCCCTATGTGGCACTGGGCCGTTGGATCGAACTGTTCACCGATTTCGTCGTCACCAAACAGGGGCTGGCAGCGGTACTGCAGTCCGACGACCCCTGTTATGACCCGTTGCACTCCTACTTCTTGGATCGGCTGGTGCCTGTCTGTACTCGATTGCTTTGCGCGGCAGCCGAATCGGATGAGATCGCACCCGGCCAGGATGCCTACGAACTCATGCGCGGCGTCGGTGGGCTGTGTGCTGGAGCCGGAGGGAATCTCGACTACAACGCCCGGCATCTGGTCGGCCTGCTCGTTGCCGGTCTGCGGCAGTCTCGTTGA
- a CDS encoding YrdB family protein produces the protein MELAALAALGVWGWKVADATAIKVVSAIGAPLIAAVFWGLFAAPKPPSTFRCSRPPPRRWCSPVPPRRCGISATAPPRWFSSWYSSRI, from the coding sequence ATGGAGCTGGCCGCTCTGGCGGCGTTGGGGGTGTGGGGGTGGAAGGTGGCCGATGCCACCGCGATCAAGGTCGTGTCGGCGATCGGCGCGCCCTTGATCGCGGCGGTGTTCTGGGGTTTGTTCGCCGCCCCAAAGCCACCTTCGACATTCCGCTGCTCGCGACCGCCACCAAGACGGTGGTGTTCGCCAGTGCCGCCGCGGCGTTGTGGAATATCGGCTACGGCACCACCGCGGTGGTTTTCGTCCTGGTACTCGTCGCGAATCTGA
- a CDS encoding acyltransferase domain-containing protein, with amino-acid sequence MPDGRTPVVVSAETPQLLTEEAAAVRSYLTAHPDAGIGRIADTLLRTRTVRPYRAVITASGPEDLLAALDALVSNEPDPNLIRADGPATARRFGFVFPGQGSQHPGMGTLFYEHSAAYRNKVDECAATLSDELSSPEPRRYLLGDETRADDIGVLQPALFMHTVGLAAMWLAAGVRPSVAVGHSQGELAAAAICGYATLRDAVVATKVRADFIAEHAPLGYTMAVLGIDTAECESLIAHDIGWLKLSVINSPHIVAVSGIRSDVLRLIETVRGTGRFATEIRVPYPAHTDVVAPYRQPLAATVRDVLYERTFAESDIPLFAATIGDRIPQGLPQAEFWFLNLRNRVRFDRATVAAAGEADFFIELADNPMLSLAVQENLSVAQSSAALVATSRREATDLSAFTRNLLTVAVHDLGFRWETLSVTTGRTESAVLRDFPKRGPVTTESTEDIPTWVVPAT; translated from the coding sequence TTGCCGGACGGACGGACCCCGGTCGTCGTCTCGGCGGAGACTCCGCAACTGCTCACCGAGGAGGCCGCCGCCGTGCGCTCCTACCTCACCGCGCACCCCGACGCCGGTATCGGCCGGATCGCCGACACCCTGCTGCGCACCCGCACGGTGCGCCCGTATCGCGCGGTGATCACGGCCTCCGGGCCGGAGGATCTGCTCGCCGCCCTGGACGCGCTCGTGTCGAACGAGCCCGATCCGAATCTGATCCGCGCGGACGGTCCGGCCACCGCCCGGCGATTCGGCTTCGTCTTCCCCGGGCAGGGCAGCCAGCATCCCGGAATGGGCACGCTGTTCTACGAGCACTCGGCGGCCTACCGCAACAAGGTCGACGAATGCGCCGCGACGCTGTCCGACGAGCTGTCCAGTCCCGAACCGCGGCGCTATCTGCTGGGTGACGAGACCCGCGCCGACGATATCGGCGTACTGCAACCGGCACTGTTCATGCACACCGTCGGCCTGGCGGCGATGTGGCTCGCGGCGGGTGTGCGGCCGAGCGTCGCCGTCGGGCACAGCCAGGGCGAACTGGCCGCCGCCGCGATCTGCGGATACGCCACGCTGCGTGACGCCGTCGTGGCCACGAAGGTCCGGGCCGACTTCATCGCCGAACACGCGCCACTCGGCTACACCATGGCGGTGCTCGGTATCGATACCGCCGAATGCGAATCGCTCATCGCCCACGACATCGGCTGGCTGAAACTCTCCGTCATCAATTCACCGCACATCGTGGCCGTCTCCGGCATCCGCTCCGATGTGCTGCGTCTCATCGAAACCGTCCGTGGCACAGGTCGATTCGCCACCGAGATTCGCGTTCCCTACCCCGCGCACACCGATGTGGTGGCGCCCTATCGGCAGCCGCTGGCCGCCACGGTCCGCGATGTTCTGTACGAGCGGACCTTCGCCGAATCCGACATCCCATTGTTCGCCGCCACCATCGGCGACCGCATTCCGCAGGGTCTGCCGCAGGCCGAGTTCTGGTTCCTCAACCTGCGCAACCGCGTTCGCTTCGATCGGGCGACCGTCGCCGCGGCGGGGGAAGCCGACTTCTTCATCGAACTGGCCGACAACCCGATGCTGTCACTGGCCGTTCAGGAGAACCTGTCCGTGGCGCAGAGCAGCGCGGCACTGGTGGCGACCTCCCGCCGCGAGGCCACCGACCTGAGCGCGTTCACCCGCAACCTGCTCACCGTCGCGGTGCACGACCTCGGATTCCGCTGGGAGACACTGAGTGTCACGACCGGCAGGACCGAATCCGCTGTCCTGCGGGACTTCCCGAAACGCGGCCCTGTCACCACCGAGTCCACGGAAGATATCCCGACCTGGGTCGTACCGGCGACCTGA
- a CDS encoding L,D-transpeptidase, translating into MSCTSITRWTVRAAAATAIAAAGFAVTAPAGADPVWPGGPDIPGIPQLVPAPPGLATAPCSAAARACLRLSTNEGWLMDNGRVVYGPTPISHGRPGYETPPGTFHVAFKEPYHWSTMHNAEMRWAVFFNGDIATHIGPIEEKSHGCIRMTPEGAKAFYDYVNPGDVFEVVP; encoded by the coding sequence ATGAGCTGCACGAGTATCACCCGATGGACGGTCAGGGCGGCGGCCGCGACAGCGATCGCGGCCGCCGGATTCGCTGTCACGGCGCCCGCGGGCGCCGATCCGGTGTGGCCCGGCGGGCCGGACATTCCCGGGATCCCGCAACTCGTGCCCGCCCCGCCCGGCCTGGCCACCGCACCGTGTTCGGCGGCCGCCCGCGCCTGCCTGCGGTTGTCCACCAACGAGGGCTGGCTGATGGACAACGGCCGCGTGGTCTACGGCCCGACACCCATCTCCCACGGCCGGCCCGGCTACGAAACCCCGCCGGGCACTTTCCATGTCGCGTTCAAGGAGCCGTATCACTGGAGCACCATGCACAACGCGGAAATGCGCTGGGCGGTCTTCTTCAACGGTGACATCGCGACCCACATCGGTCCCATCGAGGAGAAATCGCACGGGTGCATCCGGATGACTCCCGAAGGGGCCAAGGCGTTCTACGACTACGTGAATCCGGGAGATGTGTTCGAGGTCGTGCCCTGA
- a CDS encoding SDR family oxidoreductase, producing MILDKFRLDGRVAVVTGAGRGIGAATALALAEAGADVALAARTQSQLDAVAEQIRATGRRALPVACDLSDLSAVTALADTTAAELGRIDIVVNNVGGTMPNTFLTTSPEFLEEAFRFNVSTAHALTRAAVPHMLEKDGGAVVNISSMMGRAPGRGFLAYGTAKAALAHWTRLAAADLSPRIRVNAIAVGSVLTSALEVVAQNPEVKARMEADTPLHRLGDPTDIAAGIVYLCSSAGSYLTGKILEIDGGIAAPNLELGLPDL from the coding sequence ATGATCCTGGACAAATTCCGCCTCGACGGGCGGGTCGCCGTCGTTACCGGCGCCGGACGCGGAATCGGCGCCGCCACCGCGCTGGCCCTGGCCGAGGCGGGCGCCGATGTCGCGCTCGCGGCGCGCACACAGTCGCAACTGGACGCGGTCGCCGAACAGATCCGCGCGACCGGCCGCCGCGCACTGCCCGTGGCCTGCGATCTGTCGGATCTGTCGGCGGTCACCGCGCTGGCCGACACCACCGCCGCCGAACTCGGCCGCATCGACATCGTGGTCAACAATGTCGGCGGCACCATGCCGAACACCTTCCTGACCACCTCGCCGGAGTTCCTGGAGGAGGCCTTCCGCTTCAACGTCTCCACCGCACATGCCCTCACCCGCGCGGCCGTTCCGCACATGCTGGAAAAAGACGGCGGTGCGGTGGTCAACATCTCGTCGATGATGGGGCGCGCGCCCGGCCGCGGCTTCCTGGCCTACGGCACCGCGAAGGCCGCGCTGGCGCACTGGACCCGGCTGGCCGCCGCCGACCTGTCACCGCGGATCCGGGTCAACGCCATCGCGGTCGGCTCGGTGCTGACCTCCGCACTCGAGGTCGTGGCCCAGAACCCCGAGGTCAAGGCTCGAATGGAGGCCGACACGCCGCTGCACCGGCTGGGCGATCCGACCGATATCGCCGCCGGGATCGTCTATCTGTGCTCATCGGCGGGCAGCTATCTCACCGGCAAGATCCTGGAGATCGACGGCGGTATCGCGGCGCCCAACCTCGAACTCGGCCTGCCGGATTTGTGA
- a CDS encoding TetR family transcriptional regulator, with the protein MEVRSARERLMAAGERLIAERGYLVPLRDIAAAAGQRNNSAIPYHFGSRDGLVEAVVAQRLATLEVRRLELLARRPAPDDVHALLDALVVPMFELGAIDETSCYARFLEQIRTHPAVSDAANLASDERTSVRMIVGGLDAALAELPPRLRHRRLRSLTTVLFSLLADHERAVEAGKVAADDRTAWVEIIDMLAGTLTAPVTHR; encoded by the coding sequence GTGGAAGTGAGAAGTGCCCGAGAGCGATTGATGGCGGCGGGGGAGCGGCTGATCGCCGAGCGTGGATATCTGGTGCCGCTGCGCGATATCGCCGCGGCGGCGGGGCAGCGCAACAACTCCGCGATCCCTTACCACTTCGGATCGCGCGACGGACTCGTCGAGGCGGTGGTGGCGCAACGGCTGGCGACGCTGGAGGTGCGCCGGTTGGAGCTGCTGGCCCGGCGCCCCGCCCCGGACGATGTGCACGCCCTGCTGGACGCCCTGGTGGTCCCGATGTTCGAGCTGGGGGCCATCGACGAGACATCTTGCTACGCAAGGTTTCTCGAACAGATCCGTACCCACCCCGCGGTGTCGGACGCGGCCAACCTCGCCAGCGACGAGCGCACCTCGGTGCGAATGATCGTGGGCGGCTTGGACGCCGCACTGGCCGAGCTGCCACCGCGCCTGCGCCACCGTCGACTCCGCAGTCTCACGACCGTGCTGTTCTCCCTGCTGGCCGATCACGAACGTGCCGTGGAAGCGGGCAAGGTGGCCGCCGACGATCGCACGGCGTGGGTGGAGATCATCGACATGCTCGCCGGAACCCTCACCGCGCCGGTCACCCACCGGTGA